A single window of Narcine bancroftii isolate sNarBan1 chromosome 1, sNarBan1.hap1, whole genome shotgun sequence DNA harbors:
- the irf7 gene encoding interferon regulatory factor 7 isoform X2, producing the protein MSHSKPQLRPWLIEQIESGRYQGLCWINEQRNTFRIPWKHASRHDLSEDDYRIFKDWAIVSGKFTSQDASDPPKWKTNFRCALNSNESFKKLADNSKVSLDPHKVYCIIDLKPSVAAAGADGLNGLPCKASGAAASDVQCGVVEVDEELESILFVSPETKHSQPDFTLLMDPDSQDRVEEVMPDFRLMSLSDAPAGHLDDVVVPQSFYSQPTDAPVIGHIPLGAPPLESSRTILTQAVPGDQRWEPEVVPGVMVNFGHEGPIDVQPAGPGPLLGAEGCLSALDQRWEPEVVPGVMVNFGHEGPIDDQPAGPGPLLGAEGCLSALVSSDLDVTIYYRGKEVLHTTVTSHVGCRLYFQEEDQRFADLQPVRFPSTDGLSDHKQRKFTDRILNSIEGGLLLWHRTGDVLAQRLGKCQVFWACSENGINHESQKLNRNEPTRIFCLKDFIQDMLSFMEREGGAPPCETYLCFGQQFLESSLRKKLILVKVVPKACVLLTEMAHQGGASSLDSDNVSLLISNSTSLDNLRQLLREIEDMEVDL; encoded by the exons ATGAGCCACTCCAAGCCGCAGCTGCGACCCTGGCTGATCGAACAGATAGAGAGTGGCCGGTATCAGGGCCTCTGCTGGATCAATGAGCAGAGGAACACGTTCCGCATCCCATGGAAACACGCTTCACGCCACGATCTGTCCGAGGATGACTATCGCATCTTCAAG GACTGGGCCATCGTGAGCGGCAAGTTCACCAGCCAGGATGCCAGTGATCCTCCAAAGTGGAAAACCAACTTCCGATGTGCCCTCAACAGCAATGAGTCGTTTAAGAAGTTGGCCGACAACTCCAAGGTTTCCTTGGATCCACACAAAGTCTACTGCATCATTGACCTCAAGCCCAGTGTGGCTGCAG CAGGggccgatgggctgaatggcttgccaTGCAAAGCAAGTGGTGCTGCAGCTTCAGATGTGCAGTGTGGAGTGGTGGAAGTGGACGAGGAATTGGAATCGATCTTGTTTGTCAGCCCGGAGACCAAGCACTCCCAGCCAGACTTCACACTGCTCATGGACCCTGACTCCCAG GATCGTGTAGAGGAAGTGATGCCCGACTTCAGATTGATGAGCCTGTCGGATGCTCCAGCAG GCCACCTGGATGATGTTGTTGTCCCACAGAGCTTCTACTCCCAGCCCACAGACGCACCCGTCATCGGTCATATCCCCCTGGGAGCCCCTCCGCTGGAAAGTTCCAGGACAATCCTCACACAGGCTGTGCCTGGTG ATCAGCgctgggagcctgaggttgtgCCTGGTGTAATGGTGAACTTTGGCCATGAAGGACCCATCGACGTCCAGCCCGCTGGACCAGGACCACTTCTTGGGGCCGAAGGGTGTCTGTCTGCTCTGG ATCAGCgctgggagcctgaggttgtgCCTGGTGTAATGGTGAACTTTGGCCACGAAGGACCCATTGACGACCAGCCCGCTGGACCAGGACCACTTCTTGGCGCCGAAGGGTGTCTGTCTGCTCTGG TTTCCAGCGATCTGGACGTCACCATCTACTACAGAGGCAAGGAGGTTCTCCACACCACCGTCACCAGTCACGTTGGCTGCCGCCTGTACTTCCAGGAGGAAGACCAGAGGTTTGCTGACCTGCAACCTGTACGTTTCCCATCCACTGATGGCCTCTCCGATCACAAGCAGCGAAAGTTCACCGACCGCATCCTCAACAGCATTGAGGGCGGCCTCCTGCTGTGGCACAGGACCGGGGATGTGTTAGCACAACGGCTGGGCAAATGTCAGGTCTTCTGGGCTTGCTCGGAAAATGGCATCAATCACGAGTCCCAGAAACTGAACCGAAATGAGCCGACCCGAATATTCTGCCTGAAGGACTTTATACAAG ATATGCTGAGCTTCATGGAGCGGGAAGGTGGAGCACCACCCTGTGAGACCTACCTGTGCTTCGGACAACAATTCCTGGAGAGCAGTCTGAGGAAGAAACTCATCCTGGTCAAG GTTGTGCCCAAGGCGTGTGTCTTGCTGACAGAGATGGCCCATCAGGGTGGTGCCTCATCGCTGGACAGTGACAATGTCAGCCTGCTCATCTCCAACTCCACATCGCTTGATAATCTGCGGCAGCTGCTGAGGGAGATCGAGGACATGGAGGTGGATCTGTAG
- the irf7 gene encoding interferon regulatory factor 7 isoform X1 has protein sequence MSHSKPQLRPWLIEQIESGRYQGLCWINEQRNTFRIPWKHASRHDLSEDDYRIFKDWAIVSGKFTSQDASDPPKWKTNFRCALNSNESFKKLADNSKVSLDPHKVYCIIDLKPSVAAETAGADGLNGLPCKASGAAASDVQCGVVEVDEELESILFVSPETKHSQPDFTLLMDPDSQDRVEEVMPDFRLMSLSDAPAGHLDDVVVPQSFYSQPTDAPVIGHIPLGAPPLESSRTILTQAVPGDQRWEPEVVPGVMVNFGHEGPIDVQPAGPGPLLGAEGCLSALDQRWEPEVVPGVMVNFGHEGPIDDQPAGPGPLLGAEGCLSALVSSDLDVTIYYRGKEVLHTTVTSHVGCRLYFQEEDQRFADLQPVRFPSTDGLSDHKQRKFTDRILNSIEGGLLLWHRTGDVLAQRLGKCQVFWACSENGINHESQKLNRNEPTRIFCLKDFIQDMLSFMEREGGAPPCETYLCFGQQFLESSLRKKLILVKVVPKACVLLTEMAHQGGASSLDSDNVSLLISNSTSLDNLRQLLREIEDMEVDL, from the exons ATGAGCCACTCCAAGCCGCAGCTGCGACCCTGGCTGATCGAACAGATAGAGAGTGGCCGGTATCAGGGCCTCTGCTGGATCAATGAGCAGAGGAACACGTTCCGCATCCCATGGAAACACGCTTCACGCCACGATCTGTCCGAGGATGACTATCGCATCTTCAAG GACTGGGCCATCGTGAGCGGCAAGTTCACCAGCCAGGATGCCAGTGATCCTCCAAAGTGGAAAACCAACTTCCGATGTGCCCTCAACAGCAATGAGTCGTTTAAGAAGTTGGCCGACAACTCCAAGGTTTCCTTGGATCCACACAAAGTCTACTGCATCATTGACCTCAAGCCCAGTGTGGCTGCAG AGACAGCAGGggccgatgggctgaatggcttgccaTGCAAAGCAAGTGGTGCTGCAGCTTCAGATGTGCAGTGTGGAGTGGTGGAAGTGGACGAGGAATTGGAATCGATCTTGTTTGTCAGCCCGGAGACCAAGCACTCCCAGCCAGACTTCACACTGCTCATGGACCCTGACTCCCAG GATCGTGTAGAGGAAGTGATGCCCGACTTCAGATTGATGAGCCTGTCGGATGCTCCAGCAG GCCACCTGGATGATGTTGTTGTCCCACAGAGCTTCTACTCCCAGCCCACAGACGCACCCGTCATCGGTCATATCCCCCTGGGAGCCCCTCCGCTGGAAAGTTCCAGGACAATCCTCACACAGGCTGTGCCTGGTG ATCAGCgctgggagcctgaggttgtgCCTGGTGTAATGGTGAACTTTGGCCATGAAGGACCCATCGACGTCCAGCCCGCTGGACCAGGACCACTTCTTGGGGCCGAAGGGTGTCTGTCTGCTCTGG ATCAGCgctgggagcctgaggttgtgCCTGGTGTAATGGTGAACTTTGGCCACGAAGGACCCATTGACGACCAGCCCGCTGGACCAGGACCACTTCTTGGCGCCGAAGGGTGTCTGTCTGCTCTGG TTTCCAGCGATCTGGACGTCACCATCTACTACAGAGGCAAGGAGGTTCTCCACACCACCGTCACCAGTCACGTTGGCTGCCGCCTGTACTTCCAGGAGGAAGACCAGAGGTTTGCTGACCTGCAACCTGTACGTTTCCCATCCACTGATGGCCTCTCCGATCACAAGCAGCGAAAGTTCACCGACCGCATCCTCAACAGCATTGAGGGCGGCCTCCTGCTGTGGCACAGGACCGGGGATGTGTTAGCACAACGGCTGGGCAAATGTCAGGTCTTCTGGGCTTGCTCGGAAAATGGCATCAATCACGAGTCCCAGAAACTGAACCGAAATGAGCCGACCCGAATATTCTGCCTGAAGGACTTTATACAAG ATATGCTGAGCTTCATGGAGCGGGAAGGTGGAGCACCACCCTGTGAGACCTACCTGTGCTTCGGACAACAATTCCTGGAGAGCAGTCTGAGGAAGAAACTCATCCTGGTCAAG GTTGTGCCCAAGGCGTGTGTCTTGCTGACAGAGATGGCCCATCAGGGTGGTGCCTCATCGCTGGACAGTGACAATGTCAGCCTGCTCATCTCCAACTCCACATCGCTTGATAATCTGCGGCAGCTGCTGAGGGAGATCGAGGACATGGAGGTGGATCTGTAG